One part of the Pseudemcibacter aquimaris genome encodes these proteins:
- a CDS encoding tetratricopeptide repeat protein has protein sequence MIKIIKNNTCNKIKWVVSILMSLMFVTQVYAQDRLAVRSGDHPTYSRVVFDWTRNVTYSPVLDNDVLTITFNADAVPDFSSVMINGPAFFRNPAYSSQNGNLVVTFDTNNVDRIRHFTSGTKVVVDLLSNGTPLPADNVTANVVSANQGGATQPPATVPTPARPDNTANDAPVTSPAPVSVVDNNAFDGELTIRARATNDAYIIDYYWDSDVKAASFIRANKLWVVFDKFTTANHDAMRPLLGDRVLTADQLSDITPTVLSYNIAPNQNARMVKTGRGWQVSLRSNIAVPQLPIEIGHQSISNVGENIFLVGSDFGDVVSFEDPLIGDDLTVVTASQSSHGVIEQNNFSEFNILQSAQGIALQLIADDIFVTRHDNGVSVSGQNGLAITRSSVPIFNDNQAIAANGAEAPETLMLLDFSKWEEGPLQTTDFTDNRHELLYRLSTSTEDERNEARWNLATFDLAHNNAAEAFGVLQLMAEDEPAFLENPSFRALLAVSNIKLRRFEEALELLSHRAFLAELDAILWRALAHEALGNHAAAMEDFNKGIDVISLQTNDNRVAFLFSAIRSAEVVGDIEFMNGQINGMANTRLNAKQLTELDYWKARMAEGVGNEPLAADLYESVMATNVRYPAALAKFARFKQQFRTGEIDAIQAIDALEKLRFAWRGDKFELDILEQLGDLYVDMGEYREGLSILRQAATYFPRSPRTRDLTRQMGDIYHELFLGGGADNMAPLKAMALFLEFRELTPLGADGDTMSRNLARRMVTVDLLNDAAELLEHQVKNRLQGVARADIASDLAMIYLMNKEADKALQTLRATRQAQIPLDIERTRNMIEVRALVELGSYEEAEVMLEGVEGDDAENLRADIFWKTEDWNRVVDHGYRMLGDRWTDSAELNDFERQSVLRIAVALALDEDRNGLEVLRNQYLTHMENGLFSDAFELITSEEQRSGEDIRQVTQAIASVDRLETFMDSYRNEFATN, from the coding sequence ATGATAAAAATAATAAAAAATAATACCTGCAATAAAATCAAATGGGTGGTGTCGATATTGATGTCGCTTATGTTTGTTACACAAGTATATGCACAAGACAGGCTCGCTGTCCGTTCCGGAGATCATCCAACATATAGCCGTGTTGTATTTGATTGGACGCGGAATGTGACTTATTCGCCAGTTCTGGATAATGATGTTCTTACAATTACATTTAATGCTGATGCGGTACCGGATTTTAGTTCCGTGATGATAAATGGTCCGGCATTTTTCAGAAATCCAGCTTATAGTTCGCAAAATGGCAATTTGGTTGTGACATTTGATACTAATAATGTTGATCGCATACGTCATTTTACATCAGGTACCAAAGTTGTTGTGGATTTACTAAGTAATGGTACACCACTTCCTGCAGATAATGTTACGGCAAATGTTGTCTCTGCTAATCAGGGTGGTGCAACGCAGCCACCTGCAACTGTACCGACACCAGCGCGACCTGATAATACAGCGAACGATGCGCCTGTGACCAGTCCAGCTCCTGTTTCTGTTGTTGATAATAATGCATTTGATGGTGAACTTACCATCAGGGCTCGTGCCACCAACGATGCATATATCATTGATTATTATTGGGATAGCGATGTTAAGGCCGCAAGCTTTATTCGTGCAAACAAATTGTGGGTGGTGTTTGATAAATTTACCACCGCAAATCACGATGCGATGAGACCGTTACTTGGTGACCGTGTATTAACAGCAGATCAGCTTAGTGATATTACGCCAACCGTTCTTTCTTATAATATTGCACCAAATCAAAATGCACGTATGGTTAAGACAGGGCGGGGATGGCAAGTATCGCTGCGTTCAAATATAGCCGTGCCGCAATTACCTATTGAAATTGGCCATCAAAGCATCAGTAATGTGGGTGAGAATATTTTCCTTGTAGGAAGTGATTTTGGTGATGTGGTTAGTTTCGAAGATCCCTTGATTGGTGATGATTTAACAGTGGTAACCGCAAGTCAATCTTCACATGGCGTCATTGAACAGAATAATTTTTCTGAATTTAATATTTTACAATCTGCACAAGGCATCGCGCTTCAATTAATTGCGGATGACATATTTGTAACACGCCATGATAATGGGGTTTCCGTATCTGGTCAGAATGGCTTGGCGATTACCAGAAGCTCGGTACCGATTTTCAATGATAATCAAGCGATAGCAGCAAATGGGGCGGAAGCGCCAGAAACATTAATGTTGCTCGATTTTTCCAAATGGGAAGAGGGGCCATTACAGACAACGGATTTCACCGATAATCGTCACGAATTACTTTACAGGCTTTCAACATCAACCGAAGATGAACGTAATGAGGCCAGGTGGAACCTTGCAACGTTTGATCTAGCGCATAATAATGCGGCCGAAGCATTTGGCGTCTTACAGTTGATGGCAGAAGATGAACCGGCCTTTTTAGAAAATCCGTCTTTTAGAGCCTTACTCGCCGTCTCCAATATTAAGCTGCGCCGCTTTGAAGAGGCACTTGAATTATTATCACACCGTGCATTCCTCGCGGAACTTGATGCTATTTTGTGGCGAGCACTTGCGCATGAAGCGTTAGGTAACCATGCGGCGGCCATGGAAGATTTCAACAAAGGTATTGATGTCATTTCCTTGCAAACAAACGATAACAGAGTTGCATTTTTATTTTCTGCAATCCGCAGCGCTGAAGTTGTCGGTGATATTGAATTTATGAATGGCCAGATTAACGGTATGGCCAATACAAGACTTAACGCAAAACAGCTGACTGAACTTGATTATTGGAAAGCACGTATGGCAGAAGGCGTCGGCAACGAACCACTAGCGGCTGATCTTTATGAAAGTGTTATGGCAACGAATGTGCGCTACCCAGCGGCACTTGCGAAATTCGCTAGGTTTAAACAACAATTCCGCACTGGCGAAATTGATGCGATCCAGGCCATAGATGCACTTGAAAAATTACGCTTTGCGTGGCGTGGTGATAAATTTGAATTGGATATTCTTGAACAGCTTGGTGATCTTTATGTTGATATGGGTGAATACCGCGAGGGGTTATCCATATTACGTCAAGCGGCGACATATTTCCCAAGATCGCCAAGAACCCGTGATTTAACCCGACAAATGGGTGATATTTATCATGAGCTATTCTTAGGCGGTGGCGCGGATAACATGGCGCCACTTAAGGCTATGGCACTGTTTCTTGAATTTCGTGAGTTAACACCACTTGGTGCAGATGGGGATACTATGTCCCGTAATTTGGCGCGTCGTATGGTGACTGTTGATCTTCTTAATGATGCAGCAGAGCTATTGGAACATCAAGTGAAAAACCGACTTCAAGGGGTGGCTCGTGCGGATATTGCATCGGATCTTGCGATGATTTATTTGATGAATAAAGAAGCGGATAAAGCGCTTCAGACATTACGGGCAACGAGACAAGCGCAAATCCCATTAGATATCGAACGCACACGCAACATGATTGAAGTACGTGCCTTGGTCGAGCTTGGTTCTTACGAGGAAGCAGAAGTGATGCTTGAAGGCGTCGAAGGTGATGATGCTGAAAACTTAAGAGCGGATATATTCTGGAAAACAGAAGATTGGAATAGAGTGGTTGACCATGGATACAGAATGCTCGGTGATCGCTGGACAGATAGTGCAGAGCTGAATGATTTTGAAAGACAATCTGTTTTACGTATCGCTGTTGCGCTTGCGCTTGATGAAGACCGTAATGGCCTTGAAGTTTTAAGAAATCAGTATCTTACTCACATGGAAAATGGGTTGTTTTCTGATGCATTTGAACTGATCACATCAGAAGAGCAAAGATCGGGTGAAGATATCAGGCAGGTTACACAAGCAATCGCAAGTGTGGATCGTCTTGAAACATTTATGGATTCTTATCGTAACGAATTTGCGACGAACTAA
- the fliP gene encoding flagellar type III secretion system pore protein FliP (The bacterial flagellar biogenesis protein FliP forms a type III secretion system (T3SS)-type pore required for flagellar assembly.), producing the protein MKKTPKTISSFTVILGLFLSAFLIPANAQELSLNLQEDFALSGQIVQILVLMTVLSLAPAILVVVTSFTRIIIVFSLLRSAMGTQQTPPNVVLISLALFMTAFIMAPTIEEAYDQGVSPLIDELITEDEAYERITTPFHTFMMSQVREKDLQLFLDLSRMEVPAEQADTPIQILVPAFIISELRRAFEIGFLIFIPFIIIDMIVASILMSMGMMMLPPVLISLPFKLIFFVMVDGWHLLVGSLIQSFGPGGVPPGVT; encoded by the coding sequence ATGAAAAAAACACCAAAAACCATAAGCTCGTTTACGGTTATCTTAGGGCTATTCTTATCAGCTTTTCTAATTCCTGCCAATGCACAGGAACTTTCCCTTAACTTACAAGAGGATTTTGCCCTATCTGGCCAAATCGTTCAAATTCTTGTGTTAATGACAGTGCTATCGCTGGCACCCGCCATTTTGGTTGTGGTTACTTCTTTTACCAGAATTATCATTGTATTTTCACTTTTAAGAAGCGCCATGGGCACGCAGCAAACTCCACCGAATGTGGTATTAATCAGCCTTGCCTTATTCATGACCGCTTTCATTATGGCCCCAACGATTGAAGAAGCATATGATCAGGGCGTATCACCGCTAATTGATGAACTGATCACCGAAGACGAGGCCTATGAACGCATCACAACGCCATTCCATACATTTATGATGAGCCAAGTACGTGAAAAAGATCTGCAGCTATTTCTTGATTTATCACGCATGGAAGTGCCTGCTGAACAAGCCGATACACCAATTCAAATTCTGGTACCAGCCTTTATCATCAGTGAATTAAGGCGCGCTTTTGAAATTGGGTTTCTGATTTTTATCCCCTTTATTATCATTGATATGATTGTCGCATCTATTCTGATGTCGATGGGTATGATGATGTTGCCACCAGTGCTTATTTCATTACCGTTTAAACTTATATTCTTTGTAATGGTGGATGGATGGCACTTACTGGTCGGAAGTTTAATACAAAGCTTTGGCCCAGGTGGCGTACCACCCGGGGTGACTTAA
- a CDS encoding FliO/MopB family protein, which translates to MEEYSLGATIIQFSIALAFVIALLFLCAYLAKRLGFIARVTVNEDGERKKRLDILEIMPVDAKRRLVLIRRDQTEHLIMLGAERDIVIEQNIKSDNKNNNMQT; encoded by the coding sequence ATGGAAGAATACTCTTTAGGCGCTACGATCATACAATTTTCAATCGCACTTGCTTTTGTCATTGCGCTTCTTTTCCTTTGCGCATATTTAGCCAAACGTCTCGGATTTATTGCACGCGTTACTGTTAATGAAGATGGCGAAAGAAAAAAGCGCTTAGACATACTTGAAATCATGCCTGTTGATGCGAAAAGAAGACTAGTATTAATTAGGCGGGATCAAACAGAACATTTGATTATGTTAGGTGCTGAGCGAGATATAGTTATTGAACAAAACATCAAATCTGATAATAAAAATAACAACATGCAAACCTAG
- a CDS encoding EscU/YscU/HrcU family type III secretion system export apparatus switch protein: MNDKLQNISKRQKAVALEQKDGRKDIPRITATGTGQNAEKILRLAFDNDVKVRKDEELVEILSNFDVDSIIPVEALNVVSEILCHVYNENINLEKSKHQELSSILQNNPDRGIKK, translated from the coding sequence ATGAATGACAAACTGCAAAATATAAGCAAGCGCCAAAAGGCTGTTGCACTGGAACAAAAGGATGGCCGCAAGGATATCCCGCGCATCACTGCGACTGGCACTGGGCAAAATGCAGAGAAAATCCTTAGGCTCGCATTCGACAATGATGTAAAGGTCAGAAAAGATGAAGAACTGGTCGAGATACTATCTAATTTCGATGTGGATAGTATAATACCGGTTGAAGCATTAAATGTAGTTTCCGAAATTCTTTGTCACGTCTATAATGAAAATATTAATCTGGAAAAATCAAAACATCAGGAATTATCATCAATCCTGCAAAACAACCCAGATAGGGGAATAAAAAAATAA
- the flgC gene encoding flagellar basal body rod protein FlgC encodes MDLLKNMMISTAGMKVQNVRMRIIAENLANQDSVATAPGEDPYRRKSLSFQNVLDRETGLNTVQVKEVLYDQSEFGMRYDPGHPAADDTGYIKTTNVNGLVELMDMKQAQRTYESNLNAMDVSKNIVMRTVDLLR; translated from the coding sequence ATGGACTTATTAAAAAATATGATGATTTCCACCGCAGGAATGAAGGTGCAAAACGTGCGGATGAGAATTATTGCTGAAAACTTGGCGAACCAGGATTCTGTGGCGACGGCACCAGGTGAAGACCCATATCGTCGCAAAAGCTTAAGTTTTCAAAATGTGTTGGACCGAGAAACGGGCCTAAATACTGTTCAAGTGAAAGAAGTTCTATATGATCAGTCAGAATTTGGTATGCGCTATGACCCCGGCCATCCCGCAGCGGATGATACAGGGTATATTAAAACGACCAACGTGAATGGACTTGTGGAATTGATGGATATGAAACAGGCCCAACGTACGTACGAATCAAACTTGAATGCAATGGATGTATCCAAGAATATCGTAATGCGTACGGTTGATTTATTACGTTAG
- a CDS encoding flagellar hook-basal body complex protein FliE — MADLKAMDAANAYANVIKNQGDGSVGSVGSIGSLDGNGQGASTFSDMLSETISSTAGAVNESANAGINAMSGQAELVDVVTTVQNTEMVLETVVAVRDKVISAYNDIIKMPI, encoded by the coding sequence ATGGCAGACTTAAAAGCAATGGATGCTGCAAACGCATACGCGAATGTTATAAAAAATCAGGGTGACGGCTCTGTCGGTTCTGTTGGTAGCATTGGCTCACTTGATGGAAATGGTCAGGGCGCGAGTACATTTTCGGATATGCTTTCTGAAACAATTTCAAGCACGGCAGGGGCCGTTAATGAAAGCGCGAATGCCGGTATTAACGCCATGAGCGGTCAAGCAGAACTCGTTGATGTTGTTACAACGGTTCAAAATACAGAGATGGTTCTTGAAACTGTTGTGGCTGTTCGTGATAAAGTTATTTCTGCATATAATGATATTATCAAAATGCCTATTTAA
- the fliQ gene encoding flagellar biosynthesis protein FliQ has translation MTGADLIDVAQDSIWVIIMVAGPVMMIALAVGLVISLFQALTQIQEMTLTFVPKIIAIFFSLLLFLPFMGDTLAAFMQRIAERIVGLV, from the coding sequence ATGACCGGGGCGGATTTAATTGATGTGGCACAGGATTCTATCTGGGTCATCATTATGGTAGCTGGTCCGGTAATGATGATTGCGCTGGCTGTTGGTCTTGTTATTTCTCTGTTCCAGGCTCTTACCCAAATTCAGGAAATGACACTTACATTCGTACCTAAGATTATTGCAATTTTCTTTTCGCTTCTCCTTTTTCTTCCCTTTATGGGCGATACATTGGCGGCGTTTATGCAAAGGATCGCGGAACGGATAGTCGGCCTTGTTTAA
- the fliR gene encoding flagellar biosynthetic protein FliR, which translates to MFNFLPQEAFGFLLIFTRLGTMVMIFPALGETSVPARVRLFLSLSITLIIYGLIRESMPLIPNSPVELGMIITKEILIGVMIGLSIRLLVTALHVAGTIIAMQTGLAMAQAFDPAQGGQSSLVATFMTLLGVVFVFVTDTHHLMISAMHNSYSLFPIGNALILGDFAELIADTVANSFRLGLQIASPFIVYALVFNAGLGIIARLVPQIQVFFVAMPINIMMGFVILAVVIGAAMTWYIDYLRSSLEVLL; encoded by the coding sequence TTGTTTAATTTTCTACCTCAAGAAGCATTCGGTTTTTTACTCATCTTTACGCGCCTTGGTACAATGGTGATGATATTTCCTGCGCTTGGTGAAACAAGTGTTCCAGCACGCGTTAGATTATTTCTTTCCTTAAGTATTACTTTGATTATTTACGGCTTAATTCGTGAAAGCATGCCGCTCATACCCAATTCACCTGTTGAGTTGGGTATGATAATTACAAAAGAGATTTTAATTGGGGTGATGATAGGGTTATCGATCAGATTGCTTGTAACAGCGCTTCATGTGGCGGGAACCATTATTGCTATGCAAACCGGGCTTGCTATGGCGCAAGCCTTTGATCCGGCGCAAGGGGGGCAAAGTTCACTTGTTGCAACATTTATGACGTTGCTTGGTGTGGTATTTGTATTTGTCACGGATACGCATCATTTGATGATTTCTGCCATGCATAACAGTTATTCGCTTTTTCCTATTGGTAATGCGCTGATACTAGGTGATTTCGCAGAATTAATCGCGGATACTGTTGCGAACAGCTTTAGGTTAGGATTACAAATTGCCTCGCCGTTTATTGTATATGCTTTGGTCTTTAATGCAGGTCTTGGTATAATCGCAAGACTGGTGCCGCAAATTCAAGTTTTCTTTGTGGCGATGCCGATTAACATTATGATGGGCTTTGTTATTCTAGCTGTGGTAATAGGCGCGGCTATGACATGGTACATCGATTATTTAAGATCAAGTCTGGAGGTGCTTCTTTAA
- the flhB gene encoding flagellar biosynthesis protein FlhB, with product MSDDQDDAQKTEEPTQKKLSDAMEKGDFAKSQEIKNWFVLFGAAIVALVALQGLARNLRETMAGVLEFSYRIPTDGSGFREFIGNLILQVGSFLTFPAVILVLAALAGAMIQHRPMLTFEKIKPKLNKISPISGFKNKFSMQNFVEFLKSCFKLILVGTIVVFIVWPEKEMLENMMTLEVTAMNDIVYTMVIRVLIGVVIVMGVIAGLDFLFQKFQFMKKMRMTKQEVKDEHKQSDGDPLVKARLRQIRMEKARSRMMAAVPEADVVVTNPTHYSVALKYEHGQMQVPKVIAKGIDDVAFRIREVAKEHDIPILENPPLARTLYAAVEVDEEIHSEHYQAVAEIIGYVMRLKKGERVVYQAPKE from the coding sequence ATGTCAGACGATCAGGACGACGCACAAAAAACCGAAGAACCCACGCAGAAGAAATTATCCGATGCGATGGAGAAGGGGGATTTTGCAAAAAGCCAGGAAATCAAAAATTGGTTTGTGCTTTTTGGTGCTGCAATCGTCGCGCTTGTCGCCCTACAGGGGCTTGCCAGAAATTTACGCGAAACCATGGCTGGGGTTCTTGAATTTTCTTATCGGATACCGACTGATGGATCGGGCTTTAGAGAATTTATAGGCAATTTGATTTTACAAGTGGGAAGTTTTCTTACGTTTCCCGCTGTGATTTTGGTGCTGGCCGCACTCGCGGGGGCAATGATACAGCACCGCCCCATGCTGACATTTGAAAAAATCAAACCAAAGCTGAATAAAATTTCCCCCATTTCCGGCTTTAAAAATAAATTTTCCATGCAGAATTTTGTCGAATTTCTGAAATCCTGTTTCAAGCTTATTCTCGTAGGAACGATCGTTGTTTTTATCGTCTGGCCGGAAAAAGAAATGCTTGAGAATATGATGACACTGGAAGTCACAGCGATGAACGATATCGTTTATACCATGGTGATCCGTGTCCTGATTGGTGTCGTTATTGTTATGGGTGTGATTGCGGGCCTAGATTTTCTATTTCAGAAATTCCAGTTTATGAAAAAAATGCGAATGACCAAGCAAGAGGTCAAAGACGAGCATAAGCAGTCCGACGGTGATCCGCTTGTTAAAGCAAGGTTGCGTCAAATCCGTATGGAAAAAGCAAGGTCAAGAATGATGGCTGCTGTCCCCGAAGCAGATGTTGTGGTAACCAACCCGACCCATTATTCAGTGGCATTAAAATATGAGCACGGTCAAATGCAGGTACCAAAAGTTATTGCAAAGGGCATTGATGATGTTGCCTTCAGAATTAGAGAAGTCGCCAAGGAACACGATATTCCAATTTTGGAAAATCCACCACTGGCAAGAACGCTTTATGCTGCCGTAGAGGTGGATGAAGAAATTCATAGTGAACATTATCAGGCCGTTGCTGAAATTATCGGTTATGTGATGCGCTTGAAAAAAGGGGAAAGAGTTGTGTATCAAGCGCCAAAAGAATGA
- a CDS encoding response regulator, protein MKQTNGFVFLESEIGVGTSFKIYLPKYVESAQDAADAAAADAAKEEKAKDLTGSSTILLVEDEDAVRMFASRALKNKGYTVYEADSGVSALEVIEKEDIHLDLLISDVMMPQMDGPTLVRKIRETDKELKVIFISGYAEDALDDNIMDKDFNFLSKPFSLKQLAEQVKEVLEK, encoded by the coding sequence ATCAAGCAAACAAACGGTTTCGTGTTCCTTGAGAGTGAAATCGGTGTGGGAACATCGTTTAAAATTTATCTACCGAAATATGTTGAAAGTGCGCAAGATGCGGCCGATGCCGCCGCCGCGGATGCCGCGAAAGAAGAAAAGGCAAAGGATCTTACCGGAAGCAGCACCATTTTACTGGTTGAGGACGAAGATGCCGTTCGCATGTTCGCATCCCGTGCATTAAAGAATAAAGGTTACACGGTTTATGAAGCTGATAGTGGGGTTTCCGCGCTCGAGGTCATTGAAAAAGAAGATATCCATCTTGATCTATTAATCAGTGATGTAATGATGCCGCAAATGGATGGGCCGACACTTGTGCGTAAAATCCGGGAAACTGATAAAGAATTAAAAGTGATCTTTATATCCGGTTACGCGGAAGATGCGCTTGATGATAATATCATGGATAAAGATTTCAATTTCCTATCCAAACCATTCAGTCTTAAGCAGCTTGCGGAACAGGTGAAAGAGGTTCTCGAGAAGTAA
- the recA gene encoding recombinase RecA, with product MATSNLKLVGKDNMDKQKALDAALGQIERAFGKGSIMKLGQNSSVDVEAVSTGSLGLDIALGIGGLPKGRIIEIYGPESSGKTTLALHVAAEVQKAGGTAAFVDAEHALDPVYAGKLGVNLDELLISQPDTGEQALEITDTLVRSGAIDVLVVDSVAALTPRAELEGEMGDSHVGLQARLMSQALRKLTSSISKSNCMVIFINQIRMKIGVMYGSPEVTTGGNALKFYSSVRIDIRRIGAIKEKDEIVGNQTRAKVVKNKVAPPFKVIEFDIMYGKGISKMGELLDLGVKANLVEKSGSWYSYDSQRIGQGRENAKRFLEENPEMAEQLESAVRVNAGILDDVMLKEGAVRDEDDME from the coding sequence ATGGCAACATCTAATTTAAAGCTGGTTGGAAAAGATAATATGGATAAACAAAAGGCGTTAGACGCAGCCTTAGGACAAATTGAACGTGCCTTTGGTAAGGGCTCGATTATGAAACTCGGGCAAAACTCATCTGTTGATGTTGAGGCGGTCTCCACGGGGTCACTTGGGCTTGATATTGCACTTGGAATAGGTGGGCTTCCAAAAGGGCGTATCATTGAAATTTATGGCCCGGAAAGTTCTGGTAAAACAACGCTTGCGCTTCATGTTGCTGCGGAAGTTCAAAAAGCAGGTGGCACAGCGGCATTTGTTGACGCGGAACATGCGCTTGATCCGGTATATGCAGGCAAGCTTGGTGTAAATCTTGATGAGCTTTTAATTTCACAACCGGATACCGGTGAACAAGCACTTGAAATTACGGATACGCTTGTGCGTTCCGGTGCGATTGATGTGTTGGTGGTGGATAGTGTGGCTGCGCTTACACCGCGTGCTGAACTTGAAGGTGAAATGGGCGATAGTCACGTTGGTCTTCAGGCTCGCTTGATGAGCCAGGCGCTGCGTAAGCTGACCAGCTCAATTTCCAAATCAAATTGTATGGTTATTTTCATCAACCAAATCCGTATGAAGATCGGTGTGATGTACGGTAGCCCGGAAGTAACAACAGGTGGTAATGCGCTTAAGTTCTATTCATCCGTTCGTATTGATATCCGCCGCATTGGTGCAATTAAGGAAAAAGATGAAATCGTCGGCAACCAAACGCGTGCCAAGGTCGTGAAAAACAAGGTCGCACCACCGTTTAAAGTGATCGAATTTGATATCATGTATGGTAAGGGTATTTCCAAAATGGGTGAACTTCTTGACCTTGGTGTTAAGGCGAACCTCGTTGAAAAATCCGGCTCATGGTATTCATATGATAGCCAACGTATTGGTCAGGGCCGTGAAAATGCGAAACGCTTCCTTGAAGAAAATCCGGAAATGGCTGAGCAGCTTGAAAGTGCGGTACGCGTTAATGCGGGCATTCTTGATGATGTGATGCTTAAAGAAGGTGCCGTTCGCGACGAAGATGATATGGAATAA